The Pseudoalteromonas spongiae UST010723-006 genome window below encodes:
- a CDS encoding flavodoxin domain-containing protein, translating to MFSLNSSHTQTRFSIEGVTQHSNGEKVFDSFTIKQLEFFDETRLIVLNQEFEIINYLSSRQLAIAHLLEQIGLLFCAVIVVISLVLWKQKRQQKLSLFALCFVACVLFSGCFTLFNLDVNNGLSLYTSIGILSICFVFYACCYSLLNARSQTASTLLAFASQSGTAMSIAERFHKQLPNTFDLRCLSSLTPDCLGQYRQVLLIASTYGEGAPPETAVTFLNKMKQTQTLTSKVNFSILALGDRTYQHFCAFGHQLAHLLSSKGAQQITDVIEVDRGDKDAISNWWQQISHFIGKEQSTVSLTDNYHLLSTHSNILVNSQKPKRAAHRITFKNECLTYQAGDLLEVIPKYDAIKCQQMLREKGFDCQQQVIFQNTEMPLFEAVRQSNWLGESATSAQQLVDVLTPLPPRVYSIASAPHESQLEIFVRRHFDDLGKPGLASNYLCDLSENELISARIRHHANFHLPKRHCPTILIGAGTGIAPLISLLKGMSVNEQRVPAWLFFGEQSKSTDFYFKDEINAMLSDKSLTHFTPAWSRDGGGYITEQLEQHASSIKKWMRDDNAMIYLCGKQKGFGESVISCLKSILEEHVYQSLIEAKRIRVDLY from the coding sequence ATGTTCTCGTTAAATTCAAGCCATACGCAAACACGCTTTTCAATTGAGGGGGTTACGCAACACAGTAATGGCGAAAAAGTATTCGATAGTTTTACCATTAAACAACTTGAGTTTTTCGATGAAACTCGCTTAATTGTGCTTAACCAAGAGTTTGAGATAATCAATTATCTGTCTAGCAGACAACTCGCCATCGCCCACCTATTAGAACAAATCGGCTTATTGTTTTGTGCTGTAATTGTGGTAATTTCATTGGTTCTTTGGAAGCAAAAACGGCAGCAAAAACTATCGCTATTTGCCCTTTGTTTTGTTGCATGTGTCCTATTTAGTGGCTGCTTTACCTTGTTTAACCTAGACGTAAACAACGGCTTATCACTGTATACATCAATAGGTATATTGAGTATCTGTTTTGTGTTTTATGCCTGCTGTTACAGTTTACTGAATGCCCGTAGTCAAACCGCGAGTACCTTGCTTGCATTCGCCAGTCAATCAGGCACTGCGATGTCGATTGCAGAGCGCTTTCATAAACAGCTACCGAATACCTTTGATCTGCGTTGTTTGTCTTCTCTCACACCTGATTGTTTAGGCCAGTATCGCCAAGTGCTTTTAATCGCTAGCACCTATGGCGAAGGTGCACCGCCAGAAACCGCGGTGACATTTCTTAATAAAATGAAGCAAACGCAAACGCTAACTAGCAAGGTGAATTTCTCAATTTTGGCGCTTGGCGATCGTACCTATCAGCATTTTTGTGCGTTTGGCCATCAGCTTGCACACTTATTATCATCAAAAGGTGCACAGCAAATTACCGATGTTATTGAAGTGGACCGCGGTGATAAAGATGCCATTAGCAATTGGTGGCAACAAATTAGCCACTTTATTGGCAAGGAGCAATCGACCGTTTCATTGACTGATAACTATCACCTTCTTAGTACCCACAGTAACATTTTAGTGAACTCACAAAAGCCTAAGCGCGCTGCACATAGAATAACCTTTAAAAACGAGTGTCTCACTTATCAAGCTGGCGATCTTTTGGAAGTAATACCCAAATACGACGCGATTAAGTGTCAACAAATGCTACGTGAAAAAGGCTTTGATTGTCAGCAACAGGTCATTTTTCAAAATACTGAAATGCCACTATTTGAAGCAGTAAGGCAATCGAATTGGCTTGGTGAAAGCGCTACATCAGCTCAACAACTTGTCGATGTGTTAACGCCGTTACCACCTCGGGTTTATTCAATTGCAAGCGCACCACACGAATCTCAATTAGAGATTTTTGTGCGTAGGCACTTCGATGACTTAGGTAAACCGGGACTTGCCTCAAATTACCTGTGTGATCTGAGTGAAAATGAACTGATAAGCGCTCGTATTAGGCATCATGCAAATTTCCATCTACCTAAACGCCACTGCCCCACCATTTTAATCGGTGCTGGCACGGGTATTGCGCCACTAATCAGCTTACTAAAAGGTATGTCAGTCAATGAGCAGCGTGTACCCGCTTGGCTATTCTTCGGTGAGCAATCAAAGAGTACGGATTTTTATTTTAAAGATGAAATTAATGCCATGCTTAGCGATAAATCACTGACTCACTTTACCCCAGCCTGGTCACGCGACGGTGGTGGTTATATTACTGAACAGCTAGAGCAACATGCTAGCAGTATTAAAAAGTGGATGCGTGACGATAACGCAATGATTTATTTATGCGGAAAACAAAAAGGGTTTGGCGAATCAGTTATCAGCTGTCTTAAATCAATTTTAGAAGAGCACGTCTACCAATCACTTATAGAAGCTAAACGCATTAGAGTGGATCTTTACTAG
- a CDS encoding PepSY-associated TM helix domain-containing protein — MARSNSQMQFDVSYVSRIMRKIHIFSAMPVLVLMVFFAITGIYLNHPDWKGGDVEKQQQTIALPKSLTDLPDWPTHYASHSLTLLHWLDVEHGVSGVDFEIDWDELDSLVILNLSGPNGSTLIEAFIEEGQAHVDTRRLSLIDMLNNVHRAKHVSGLWRVLSDISAICMVLFSISGFWLVLVNRMERKNANIALLLGSSLFVFIITLMH, encoded by the coding sequence ATGGCAAGGTCAAATAGCCAAATGCAATTCGATGTTAGTTATGTATCTCGCATTATGCGCAAAATACACATTTTCAGTGCAATGCCGGTATTGGTGTTGATGGTGTTTTTTGCAATTACGGGCATTTACCTAAACCACCCCGATTGGAAAGGTGGTGACGTTGAAAAACAACAGCAAACCATTGCGCTGCCAAAAAGTCTTACCGATTTACCCGACTGGCCAACTCATTATGCGAGCCACAGTTTAACCTTGCTGCATTGGCTTGATGTTGAACATGGCGTATCGGGTGTTGACTTCGAAATTGATTGGGATGAATTAGATAGTCTGGTCATTTTGAATTTATCTGGCCCAAATGGTAGCACGCTAATTGAGGCATTTATTGAAGAAGGGCAAGCACATGTTGATACACGACGCTTATCCCTTATCGATATGCTGAACAATGTTCATCGGGCAAAGCACGTATCGGGCTTATGGAGAGTGCTTTCAGATATTAGCGCGATTTGTATGGTGCTGTTTTCGATCAGCGGTTTTTGGCTGGTTTTGGTTAACCGCATGGAGCGCAAAAACGCCAACATCGCTTTGCTACTCGGTAGTAGCTTGTTTGTCTTTATCATTACTTTAATGCATTAG
- a CDS encoding DUF2271 domain-containing protein — protein sequence MLKQLIAVTSLLFASVAAHANTLTVEFELPSFTTGDYHKPYVAIWAESKAQNQTLLLWHLTKRKEDKWLVDIRRWWRKQGRYGDIPDGVTGATKGPGKYSETLDVGDLSQFKLFIEVVREDGGRSLLKTPIDFSDNQKRYHLDADKEIGAVTIIKGK from the coding sequence ATGCTTAAGCAGTTAATTGCAGTGACTTCCCTTTTGTTTGCATCTGTCGCTGCGCATGCAAATACCTTAACAGTTGAATTTGAATTACCGAGTTTTACCACCGGCGACTACCACAAACCTTACGTTGCAATTTGGGCTGAAAGTAAAGCGCAAAATCAAACGTTGTTGCTTTGGCACTTAACTAAACGAAAAGAAGATAAATGGCTGGTGGATATTCGTCGTTGGTGGCGCAAACAAGGGCGTTATGGCGACATACCAGATGGTGTGACTGGCGCGACAAAAGGCCCTGGAAAATACAGCGAAACACTTGATGTTGGCGATTTAAGCCAATTCAAACTGTTTATCGAAGTGGTACGTGAAGACGGCGGTCGTTCACTGTTAAAAACGCCAATCGACTTCTCAGATAACCAAAAACGCTATCACTTAGACGCTGATAAAGAAATTGGCGCTGTAACAATTATCAAAGGAAAATAA
- a CDS encoding DUF4198 domain-containing protein, translating into MKSKFVNVTAGLTLALASGLASAHDIYIWPSYFTVNSEKAVDVPVQITASHTTYRPDFAMPSEGVKVFATDGKQVRRIGSFYQGARFSTFDLGVEGEGTYALEYHRGPNYHSRYKIGKRDTEKHIRGNKSQAKANAPKGARDLETASYTTIAMSYVTNKAPSNDVLKAKNKGFEVLPITHPSDYVTGEDLTVSLLFNGKPVANQDVLIELEAPQYSENPKALELKSDKDGLVSFNFAKGGRYMLKVNHKIDSTDAEADVEITRVYYAFEVIFE; encoded by the coding sequence ATGAAATCCAAATTTGTAAACGTAACCGCAGGGCTAACACTTGCTTTGGCATCAGGTTTAGCAAGTGCCCATGATATTTATATTTGGCCAAGTTACTTTACGGTGAATAGCGAAAAGGCGGTTGACGTGCCAGTTCAAATCACCGCGTCACACACCACATACAGACCTGATTTTGCAATGCCAAGTGAAGGCGTTAAAGTATTCGCTACCGACGGCAAACAGGTTCGTCGTATTGGCAGCTTTTATCAAGGTGCGCGTTTTTCAACATTCGATTTAGGTGTTGAGGGCGAAGGCACATATGCACTTGAATATCATCGCGGTCCAAACTATCACTCGCGCTACAAAATTGGTAAGCGAGACACTGAAAAACATATCCGCGGCAATAAATCACAGGCAAAGGCTAATGCACCAAAAGGCGCACGAGATTTAGAAACGGCATCATACACAACCATTGCAATGTCGTACGTGACGAATAAAGCACCCAGCAACGATGTACTGAAAGCAAAAAATAAAGGTTTTGAAGTATTACCAATCACCCATCCGTCAGATTACGTGACCGGTGAAGATTTAACGGTTAGCTTGTTGTTTAACGGCAAACCAGTGGCAAATCAAGATGTGCTGATTGAGCTGGAAGCCCCTCAATACAGCGAAAATCCAAAAGCCCTTGAACTGAAAAGTGATAAAGATGGCCTTGTGAGCTTCAATTTTGCAAAAGGCGGGCGCTACATGCTAAAGGTTAATCATAAAATCGATAGTACCGATGCTGAAGCGGATGTAGAAATTACCCGCGTGTACTACGCATTTGAAGTGATTTTTGAGTAA
- a CDS encoding metal ABC transporter solute-binding protein, Zn/Mn family: MFYKIMFSVMAFCITLSNAYAQHGKLHVGTTLHPYYAYVANIVGNQGEVIPLIETGFNPHNYSLSPADIGRLKNMDALVVNGIGHDDFALDGFNRIKPQGVTLIKANDQVPLLRKNHKVNPHTFVSIDAAIRQVYAIAKSLGQLAPEHAKYFSKNAFLYAKKLRALKKPVQDILINHDLSNVRIASTHNAYGYLLQEFGLTVSAVVEPAHGVSPSASQLQQTINEIKKADIDVLFTELNMANSYVDVIEKATGIKVYHFSHMTHGQYSQDLVEREMKHNLTMLAKALTFAASKSGNTL, encoded by the coding sequence TTGTTTTATAAAATTATGTTTAGTGTGATGGCGTTTTGCATCACGTTATCGAACGCATATGCACAGCACGGTAAGCTGCATGTCGGTACGACCTTACACCCTTATTATGCCTATGTGGCAAATATTGTGGGTAACCAAGGTGAGGTAATTCCGCTAATTGAAACGGGATTTAATCCACACAATTACAGTTTAAGCCCTGCCGATATTGGCCGTTTAAAAAACATGGACGCACTGGTCGTTAACGGTATTGGTCATGATGATTTTGCACTCGATGGTTTTAATCGCATAAAACCGCAAGGCGTTACACTGATAAAAGCCAACGACCAAGTGCCGCTGCTGCGCAAAAACCATAAGGTGAATCCACATACCTTTGTTTCTATCGATGCGGCAATTCGCCAAGTTTATGCCATTGCAAAATCTCTTGGTCAATTGGCGCCTGAGCACGCTAAGTATTTTAGTAAAAACGCTTTTTTATATGCCAAAAAATTGCGAGCTTTAAAAAAACCAGTGCAAGATATTTTAATCAATCATGATTTATCGAATGTACGAATAGCGAGCACCCACAACGCGTATGGTTATTTATTGCAAGAGTTTGGCTTAACCGTTTCAGCGGTTGTTGAGCCCGCGCACGGGGTCTCACCAAGTGCGTCGCAGCTACAACAAACGATTAATGAAATTAAAAAAGCCGACATAGATGTGCTGTTTACAGAACTTAATATGGCAAACAGCTATGTTGATGTAATTGAAAAAGCGACCGGCATTAAAGTGTATCACTTTTCGCATATGACCCATGGTCAGTACAGCCAAGACTTGGTTGAACGCGAAATGAAACACAACCTAACTATGCTCGCCAAAGCGTTGACATTTGCTGCATCAAAATCAGGTAACACGCTATGA
- a CDS encoding metal ABC transporter ATP-binding protein codes for MTIHAPIVCVSDLSVSINNNLLLNDVNLSVPAGIWLGVVGPNGGGKSTLIKALMGQVPHRGQIALDWPEQSGRRIGYLPQIAVIEPSLPITVSDYLTMVCDTRPVWFRHKQKQAIRNAMTRLQIESFNNKRLGTLSAGERQRVLLCAALINQPDILVLDEPLAGVDKEGHALILNVLSEFHQAGGSVIMVEHHWQVVELYCQFVAVIDGQLVDYGPIEHVFGRLKPNVAPFELATSA; via the coding sequence ATGACAATTCATGCTCCTATCGTATGTGTTAGTGACTTAAGTGTCAGCATTAACAACAACCTGCTGTTAAATGACGTTAACTTGTCGGTACCTGCGGGAATTTGGCTAGGCGTGGTTGGGCCAAATGGCGGTGGTAAGTCAACATTGATTAAAGCCCTCATGGGGCAAGTGCCACACCGCGGACAAATCGCGTTAGATTGGCCGGAGCAAAGTGGCAGGCGAATTGGTTATTTACCACAAATTGCGGTTATTGAGCCCTCTTTACCGATAACCGTAAGCGATTACCTCACTATGGTATGCGATACCCGCCCAGTTTGGTTTCGGCATAAGCAAAAGCAAGCAATACGAAATGCTATGACGCGTTTGCAAATTGAATCCTTTAATAACAAACGCCTTGGTACATTATCGGCTGGCGAAAGACAACGCGTTTTACTTTGCGCTGCGTTAATTAATCAACCGGATATTCTGGTGCTAGATGAACCACTTGCCGGTGTAGACAAAGAAGGCCATGCACTAATTCTCAATGTGTTATCAGAATTTCACCAAGCGGGTGGCAGCGTGATTATGGTTGAACACCACTGGCAAGTAGTGGAGCTGTATTGTCAGTTTGTTGCGGTAATTGATGGGCAACTGGTTGACTATGGTCCAATTGAACACGTATTTGGCCGCTTAAAGCCGAATGTCGCACCATTTGAGTTAGCAACATCAGCGTAG
- a CDS encoding metal ABC transporter permease translates to MLDLVHTFFSNLVNIGLLPEMFSYGFLVNAFLASLLIGPLLGALGTLVVVKRLAFLSEAVGHSALTGVSIGILLGEPITAPWISLFAFSLLFALSLQWVRGRTTVPYDALIGVFLAFALAMGAALLMLVAQQVNAHLVEQVLFGSVLTANEQDLLILVVMFVIIAVLAWRFSNQAFLTAIAPEIAKSQRINTKLHDYGFVVLIALMTVAAVKIIGAILVGALLLIPAASARLLAHNLRSMLLWSVMIATTSALIGVLLPMYMQWAVTTGPAIILTACCWFVFAISVHSVKGVSTRA, encoded by the coding sequence ATGTTGGACCTAGTACATACATTCTTTTCAAATCTAGTGAATATTGGTCTGTTGCCAGAAATGTTCAGCTATGGTTTTTTGGTTAATGCCTTTTTAGCGTCTTTGCTAATTGGCCCTTTGTTGGGAGCATTAGGCACCTTAGTAGTGGTGAAACGCTTAGCCTTTTTATCAGAAGCAGTTGGTCACTCAGCACTCACAGGCGTATCCATCGGTATTCTACTTGGCGAGCCAATTACCGCACCTTGGATCAGCTTATTTGCGTTTTCATTATTGTTTGCCTTGTCGTTGCAGTGGGTGCGAGGGCGCACGACCGTGCCTTATGACGCATTAATTGGCGTCTTTCTGGCGTTTGCCTTGGCAATGGGGGCAGCGCTTTTAATGTTGGTTGCACAACAAGTAAACGCCCATTTAGTAGAGCAAGTGTTATTTGGTTCGGTACTCACCGCGAACGAACAAGACTTACTTATTTTAGTAGTGATGTTTGTCATTATTGCGGTGCTTGCATGGCGTTTTTCAAATCAAGCATTCTTAACGGCAATAGCGCCTGAAATTGCAAAGAGCCAGCGCATTAACACTAAGTTGCATGATTATGGCTTTGTTGTGCTTATTGCCTTGATGACAGTCGCTGCCGTGAAAATTATCGGTGCAATTTTAGTTGGTGCATTGTTGCTTATTCCTGCGGCAAGTGCGCGATTATTAGCCCATAACTTACGCAGCATGTTGCTATGGTCAGTAATGATTGCAACAACCAGCGCATTAATTGGTGTGTTGCTGCCAATGTATATGCAATGGGCTGTTACAACTGGGCCCGCAATTATTTTAACCGCCTGTTGTTGGTTTGTGTTTGCCATTAGCGTGCACAGCGTAAAAGGAGTAAGCACCCGTGCGTAA
- a CDS encoding EF-hand domain-containing protein → MKGPIKTLSAIAVVAAINSFSVVAAEKSHFSYSWIDTWDTDNNQQVTIEEFFKARKTRFDLADENKDGLVNLDEYRNEYENRLDQKIAQERKQSVKQTKMRFNAMDKNDDDIMSKDEYMDVAKRGFDFFDTDKNGMITDEDPKPEYKPRKKTEQKSEEEIKKQQRERKIASAKRVVKMPTTHNKKGMVAIYDANGNGSVSWQEYMAVREEMFARTDENGDGQLVFDEYLAEFENRLDTQIAKAREKRVARTDKRFAILDVDSNGMTFEEFQLSGVRSFVRYDKNKDGKVEFDEKANTQVANRDAKKQDSKL, encoded by the coding sequence ATGAAAGGTCCAATTAAAACCTTATCGGCCATTGCTGTGGTTGCAGCAATTAATAGTTTTTCAGTTGTAGCAGCAGAAAAATCCCATTTTAGCTATAGCTGGATTGATACTTGGGATACAGATAACAACCAACAAGTAACGATTGAAGAGTTTTTTAAAGCACGAAAAACACGCTTTGACCTTGCCGATGAAAATAAAGACGGTCTAGTGAACTTAGATGAATACCGTAACGAATACGAAAATCGTCTCGACCAAAAAATTGCACAAGAGCGTAAGCAAAGCGTTAAGCAAACAAAAATGCGCTTTAACGCAATGGATAAAAACGACGACGACATAATGTCGAAAGACGAATACATGGATGTTGCAAAGCGCGGTTTTGATTTTTTTGATACGGATAAAAACGGCATGATCACCGATGAAGATCCGAAACCTGAATATAAACCGCGTAAAAAAACTGAGCAAAAAAGCGAAGAAGAAATTAAAAAACAACAACGCGAGCGCAAAATAGCCAGTGCGAAACGTGTTGTAAAAATGCCAACAACTCATAATAAAAAGGGCATGGTTGCGATTTACGACGCTAACGGCAATGGCAGTGTGTCTTGGCAAGAATATATGGCAGTACGTGAAGAAATGTTCGCAAGAACAGATGAAAACGGTGACGGCCAACTGGTGTTTGACGAATATTTAGCAGAGTTTGAAAACCGACTTGATACGCAAATTGCAAAAGCCCGTGAAAAACGCGTAGCACGTACCGATAAACGCTTTGCAATTCTTGATGTAGACAGCAATGGTATGACATTTGAGGAGTTTCAATTGTCAGGTGTGCGCAGTTTTGTACGTTATGACAAAAACAAAGACGGCAAAGTTGAGTTTGATGAAAAGGCTAACACGCAAGTAGCTAACCGCGATGCCAAAAAACAAGACAGTAAACTGTAA